From the genome of Campylobacter concisus, one region includes:
- a CDS encoding DUF411 domain-containing protein, with product MKKLAFLALGFFATLAFAADMKVYKSPTCGCCTSWGEAMQKAGFSEEVIKVDDIAKVKKEFNVPLELSSCHTAIIDGYIIEGHVPADEVKRLLELKPKDVVGIAVPGMPMESQGMEQGSKAEQYDVILFKKDGSQEIFATYIGTKKLR from the coding sequence ATGAAGAAATTAGCATTTTTGGCTCTTGGCTTTTTTGCAACACTTGCGTTCGCGGCTGATATGAAGGTCTATAAAAGCCCAACTTGTGGATGTTGTACTAGCTGGGGTGAGGCGATGCAGAAGGCTGGATTTAGCGAAGAGGTCATAAAAGTAGATGATATAGCTAAAGTTAAGAAAGAATTTAACGTGCCGCTAGAGCTTTCAAGCTGCCATACAGCAATCATCGATGGATATATCATAGAAGGTCATGTTCCAGCCGATGAGGTAAAGCGCCTACTAGAGCTTAAGCCAAAAGATGTAGTTGGTATCGCAGTACCTGGCATGCCGATGGAGAGTCAAGGCATGGAACAAGGCAGTAAAGCCGAGCAATACGATGTTATTTTATTTAAAAAAGATGGCTCACAAGAAATTTTTGCCACTTATATTGGCACAAAAAAACTAAGATAA